In Bacillus sp. SB49, a single window of DNA contains:
- a CDS encoding IS3 family transposase (programmed frameshift), which translates to MNKWSKEEKLSIVWRYQNENISIRGLSEELDIDNSSLRYWVKLFEYHGNEAFHFPYTNYPPAFKLKVINYIQETGASIREASALFHIPDFSMVRRWIVKWKQGGLAALGPAQEDQLLMAKDKSNKPSRSFKSIEEEIEYLRMENAYLKKLNALVEEEQEPTERQKAQTVFELRHAFPVYKLVKVAGIPRSTYYYHVKQMGKTDPDRELKEKITEIFHQSDRKYGYRRVQNQLENEGIHVNHKKVYRLMKELGLRCQVRMKKYHSYKGKVGEVADNLLNREFTASKPNQKWVTDITEFKLFGEKLYLSPILDLFNGEIITYTIGLRPTYALVAEMLENGLQRLNPEDELMMHSDQGWHYQMRPYRERLQEAGITQSMSRKGNCHDNAVIENFFGIMKSELLYYKEFESIEHFKEQLSAFMDNYNHQRIKSKLRMSPIQFREKFNKAS; encoded by the exons ATGAATAAATGGAGTAAAGAAGAAAAGTTAAGCATTGTGTGGAGATATCAAAACGAAAACATCAGTATACGAGGACTTTCCGAAGAACTCGACATCGATAATTCTTCGTTACGATATTGGGTCAAATTGTTTGAGTATCATGGGAATGAAGCTTTTCACTTTCCCTATACAAACTACCCTCCTGCCTTTAAACTGAAGGTAATTAACTATATTCAGGAAACAGGAGCCTCCATACGTGAAGCTTCCGCTCTCTTTCACATTCCAGACTTCTCCATGGTTCGCCGATGGATCGTGAAGTGGAAACAGGGCGGCCTGGCGGCCTTGGGTCCTGCACAGGAGGATCAACTACTTATGGCTAAGGACAAATCCAATAAACCGTCTCGTTCTTTCAAATCGATAGAAGAAGAAATCGAATACCTACGCATGGAGAACGCTTATCTAAAAAAATTAAATGCCTTAGTCGAAGAGGAA CAAGAACCAACCGAAAGGCAAAAAGCCCAAACGGTCTTCGAACTAAGGCACGCCTTCCCTGTATATAAACTCGTCAAGGTAGCTGGTATCCCCCGTAGTACTTACTACTATCACGTGAAGCAGATGGGGAAAACAGATCCTGATCGTGAGCTGAAAGAAAAGATCACGGAAATCTTCCATCAATCTGATAGGAAATACGGGTATCGTCGGGTTCAAAATCAATTGGAGAATGAAGGTATTCATGTGAATCATAAAAAAGTTTACCGCCTGATGAAAGAGTTAGGCCTTCGATGCCAAGTTCGCATGAAGAAATACCATTCTTATAAAGGGAAAGTCGGTGAAGTAGCCGATAATCTCTTGAATAGGGAATTTACAGCTTCGAAACCGAATCAGAAATGGGTAACGGATATTACGGAGTTTAAATTGTTTGGTGAAAAACTCTATCTGTCTCCCATTCTGGACCTATTTAATGGTGAAATCATTACGTATACGATTGGATTGCGCCCTACGTACGCCTTGGTAGCGGAAATGTTGGAGAACGGCCTTCAGCGTTTGAACCCGGAAGACGAATTAATGATGCATTCCGACCAGGGATGGCATTATCAAATGCGTCCCTATCGAGAACGTCTTCAAGAGGCAGGCATCACCCAAAGTATGTCTAGAAAAGGGAACTGTCACGATAATGCCGTGATAGAAAACTTCTTCGGCATCATGAAATCAGAGCTTTTATACTACAAAGAATTTGAAAGTATCGAGCACTTCAAAGAGCAACTGTCAGCTTTTATGGATAATTATAATCATCAAAGAATTAAGTCGAAACTCCGCATGAGTCCGATTCAATTTCGTGAGAAATTTAATAAAGCGTCATAA
- a CDS encoding peptidoglycan DD-metalloendopeptidase family protein, giving the protein MWKKVAVTAVAVTSLSVGTVYAERSLDTVYHVYVDDKPVGTVTDKSKVESYLDQKLEEADVPEEWDTKLDKDVSYKAERVFSADPEEKQVLDALDEEVRVTVNTVQVNIDGRPVAHVPDEAEADQVVEKYKEEYVQPEVLQQLEEGEPADPKPGETKVMDVSLGEKVSYDEQAVPVRFVDTVDEAVDRIKEGDTFDSDLTKEEWTTAYPDVDTLLTDNPAPSLDVIVRKMRVKEEEVDYPVEVKRSDDLYKGEKEVKQEGQPGEKEIHTKFVFTNGEKQEEEVVKEETTKEPVKKVIIEGTKAVPSRGDGTFIWPAVGGVITSKQGERWGRYHKGIDIAGVKDKTIKAADNGKVVEAGFKKSFGNKVVIDHGNGYETIYAHLESIDVKRGDVVKQGGKIGKMGTTGHSTGVHLHFEIHKDGALKNPLDYVSK; this is encoded by the coding sequence ATGTGGAAGAAAGTTGCTGTCACGGCGGTCGCGGTCACGAGTCTTAGTGTAGGTACAGTTTATGCAGAACGTTCTTTGGACACGGTATACCACGTTTATGTGGATGATAAACCTGTCGGGACGGTCACAGATAAATCGAAGGTCGAGTCGTATTTGGATCAGAAACTTGAAGAAGCGGACGTCCCGGAGGAATGGGATACGAAGTTGGATAAAGACGTTTCCTACAAAGCGGAGCGGGTTTTCTCTGCCGATCCGGAAGAGAAGCAGGTGCTGGATGCGCTTGATGAAGAAGTGCGTGTGACGGTGAACACGGTGCAGGTCAACATTGACGGCCGCCCGGTGGCACACGTTCCGGATGAAGCGGAAGCGGATCAAGTCGTAGAGAAATATAAGGAAGAATACGTTCAGCCGGAAGTGCTCCAGCAGTTGGAGGAAGGCGAACCGGCGGATCCAAAGCCTGGGGAAACGAAGGTGATGGATGTAAGCCTTGGGGAGAAGGTATCCTATGACGAGCAGGCAGTCCCGGTCCGTTTCGTCGATACGGTGGATGAGGCGGTCGATCGTATAAAAGAAGGGGACACGTTCGATTCCGACCTGACAAAAGAAGAATGGACGACAGCTTATCCGGATGTCGATACACTGCTTACGGATAACCCTGCCCCTTCCCTTGATGTCATCGTCCGGAAGATGCGGGTGAAGGAAGAGGAAGTGGACTATCCGGTCGAAGTCAAACGATCGGACGATCTCTATAAAGGAGAAAAAGAAGTGAAGCAGGAAGGACAGCCTGGTGAAAAGGAAATTCACACCAAGTTCGTCTTTACAAACGGAGAGAAGCAGGAAGAAGAGGTCGTAAAGGAAGAGACGACGAAAGAGCCTGTGAAGAAAGTGATCATCGAAGGTACGAAGGCTGTTCCGTCCAGAGGAGACGGTACATTCATCTGGCCCGCTGTCGGTGGTGTAATCACAAGTAAGCAGGGAGAAAGGTGGGGACGTTATCATAAAGGAATCGATATCGCCGGTGTGAAGGATAAGACGATCAAAGCTGCGGACAATGGGAAAGTCGTGGAAGCAGGCTTCAAGAAGAGTTTCGGCAACAAAGTCGTCATCGACCACGGCAACGGATATGAAACGATCTATGCACATCTCGAGTCGATCGATGTGAAACGGGGCGATGTCGTGAAACAGGGCGGCAAAATCGGGAAAATGGGAACGACCGGCCACTCCACCGGTGTCCATCTCCATTTTGAAATTCATAAAGACGGAGCATTAAAGAATCCTTTGGACTATGTATCCAAATAG